A region of Ornithodoros turicata isolate Travis chromosome 5, ASM3712646v1, whole genome shotgun sequence DNA encodes the following proteins:
- the LOC135393905 gene encoding DENN domain-containing protein 2C-like isoform X2 — protein sequence MSTYASPWTERGSDGYATPRRPQRQKKSSPSSPPLNGVASPHVQKMRQKFELPEARTPAKQLPCKGIARTSESARRDDSCPSNLYSEVRKKLTPAGSHNRPSDHLKDPVVPDKVWKRNANCVSSSSPSSVRERAKIYETGFRLPANECSDRRTMSEEKPPKPPAPLKPPRTFAHDIYSRNKLANGSNGRTARYAQLSSPKGVVPKCEARSWVSNEVGHEYDEVEGPYAKPFVDLTQTTVRPARSTTNLRRSFSDEHIYAEPDMLRKENGNVSSKKAEKKNLHYMSTPIAGLAEYGQPSAAFKGDTKRARAFTSQIRDVIHQSFSSVKKHMQGTASKPDDPCDPHGDSSSEVSVKDVQQRLIYVRSIKKRAYACCSNSDGAAKPKILQNALLVGYDRVNSRLPLQPEVFYRFPTKLDNLGFDPVVIAHLCLPVQHGSVPSESMKSTIYYFGLSKENRGIMFFHCLYIPNAHEILRRRNKGPVVLCIATSGCAPAFYCKLLHHLENPVRRLSEEGWTILLNNLAQQSLPSPGCKAVYQKHSVGQGDVTVVTERPLDDRFEWAKLTPLLGVLDIDILLRIVSTLLSEKRVMLVCADCQQLYQWVEAVESLLYPFKWTFTKIPVVPKSLIIQCSSMEPYLLGVPSSLIHTALDIISGPVLVVDLDHGSLLSDGEDVHTVLPNKLQRALCTALSLAKNMTDPTERVRDMMITEAFVRMFVEILGHCDSHISLLSNGTYAFQKEAFMRMPSSRGVQMFLQWFVETQMFELFLSERAQRVRQLQRTPHHHLLPKGVFERRANEYQLDCEQSGMSLKEVSKRMRNFGEKLRNLKMFQ from the exons ATGAGCACTTACGCTTCTCCTTGGACAGAACGCGGGTCTGATGGCTATGCAACTCCGCGTAGACCCCAACGCCAAAAGAAAAGTTCCCCGTCAAGTCCACCACTGAACGGGGTAGCTTCACCGCACGTCCAGAAGATGCGACAGAAATTTGAGTTGCCCGAAGCACGGACACCAGCGAAGCAACTTCCATGTAAGGGAATAGCCAGGACAAGCGAGAGCGCACGGCGTGACGACAGTTGCCCAAGTAACCTGTATAGTGAAGTCAGGAAAAAGCTGACTCCTGCTGGCTCCCACAACCGTCCTTCCGATCATCTCAAGGATCCGGTGGTACCTGATAAGGTGTGGAAGCGGAATGCAAACTGCGTAAGCAGTTCGAGCCCATCGAGTGTACGTGAAAGGGCGAAGATTTACGAGACAGGCTTTCGGTTGCCTGCGAATGAGTGTAGTGATCGACGGACTATGTCTGAAGAAAAACCTCCAAAGCCACCGGCACCGCTGAAGCCACCAAGGACATTCGCACATGACATCTATTCGAGAAATAAGCTCGCAAATGGATCAAATGGTCGTACGGCGCGCTATGCACAGTTGTCTAGTCCAAAAGGTGTCGTTCCGAAGTGCGAGGCTCGGTCTTGGGTCTCGAATGAGGTTGGACACGAGTACGACGAAGTTGAAGGGCCATACGCGAAGCCCTTCGTCGATCTAACGCAGACGACAGTGAGACCGGCGAGGTCTACAACAAACCTTCGAAGAAGTTTCAGTGATGAACATATCTACGCAGAACCTGACATGCTtcggaaagaaaacggaaatgtcTCATCTAAAAaggcagaaaagaaaaacctaCATTATATG AGTACCCCAATTGCTGGCTTGGCCGAATACGGACAGCCCTCTGCAGCTTTCAAGGGAGACACAAAGAGGGCTCGGGCATTTACGAGTCAG ATACGAGACGTCATTCACCAATCATTCTCGTCTGTGAAGAAGCACATGCAGGGAACGGCGTCAAAGCCAGACGACCCATGTGATCCACATG GTGATAGCAGCAGTGAGGTATCTGTGAAGGACGTCCAGCAGCGTTTGATATACGTTCGGTCAATAAAAAAACGG GCGTATGCGTGCTGTTCAAATAGCGATGGAGCTGCAAAGCCAAAGATTCTGCAAAATGCTCTCTTGGTTGGTTACGACAGGGTGAATTCTAGGTTACCGTTGCAACCGGAGGTTTTCTATAGGTTTCCAACAAAG TTGGACAACTTAGGGTTCGATCCAGTTGTGATTGCTCATCTGTGCCTTCCAGTCCAACATGGTTCTGTGCCTTCAGAGTCAATGAAGAG CACTATTTACTACTTTGGTTTAAGCAAGGAAAATAGAGGGATCATGTTCTTCCACTGTTTGTACATACCA AATGCACATGAGATTTTGAGGCGGCGTAACAAGGGACCTGTTGTACTATGTATCGCGACCAGTGGTTGTGCTCCTGCATTTTATTGCAAG TTGTTACATCACCTGGAAAATCCTGTGCGCAGACTGTCAGAGGAAGGATGGACAATTCTATTGAACAACCTTGCACAGCAGTCACTGCCTTCACCAGGATGCAAGGCTGTATACCAGAAACACTCTGTA GGCCAAGGCGATGTCACCGTCGTTACAGAAAGACCACTTGACGACAGGTTTGAATGG GCAAAGCTGACTCCACTGTTGGGTGTGCTGGATATTGACATTCTTTTGCGAATTGTTTCAACACTTCTTTCTGAGAAGCGAGTCATGCTAGTCTGTGCCGATTGCCA GCAGCTCTACCAGTGGGTGGAAGCTGTGGAATCACTCCTGTACCCATTCAAATGGACCTTCACAAAGATTCCAGTTGTTCCCAAGAGTCTGATTATCCAGTGTTCCTCTATGGAGCCCTACTTGTTGGGCGTTCCTTCTTCACTTATCCACACTGCATTGGACATCATTAGCGGACCT GTATTGGTAGTTGACCTGGACCATGGGTCACTCCTGTCTGATGGTGAAGATGTCCATACTGTTTTGCCCAACAAGCTGCAAAGGGCACTGTGCACTGCCCTGAGCCTTGCCAAAAATATGACAG ATCCGACAGAACGAGTTCGCGACATGATGATAACGGAAGCCTTTGTGCGCATGTTTGTTGAGATACTGGGACACTGTGACTCGCACATCTCTCTCCTTTCTAATGGCACCTATGCTTTCCAG aAAGAAGCATTTATGCGGATGCCATCCTCAAGAGGGGTTCAGATGTTCCTTCAGTGGTTTGTGGAGACCCAGATGTTTGAATTATTTCTTTCGGAACGTGCTCAAAGGGTGAGGCAGTTGCAGCGTACTCCACATCACCACCTACTGCCGAAAG GTGTGTTCGAACGACGAGCAAATGAATACCAGTTAGACTGTGAGCAGTCTGGTATGAGCTTAAAAGAGGTCAGCAAAAGGATGAGGAATTTCG GTGAAAAGCTGCGAAACCTAAAGATGTTCCAGTGA
- the LOC135393905 gene encoding DENN domain-containing protein 2C-like isoform X1, protein MSTYASPWTERGSDGYATPRRPQRQKKSSPSSPPLNGVASPHVQKMRQKFELPEARTPAKQLPCKGIARTSESARRDDSCPSNLYSEVRKKLTPAGSHNRPSDHLKDPVVPDKVWKRNANCVSSSSPSSVRERAKIYETGFRLPANECSDRRTMSEEKPPKPPAPLKPPRTFAHDIYSRNKLANGSNGRTARYAQLSSPKGVVPKCEARSWVSNEVGHEYDEVEGPYAKPFVDLTQTTVRPARSTTNLRRSFSDEHIYAEPDMLRKENGNVSSKKAEKKNLHYMSTPIAGLAEYGQPSAAFKGDTKRARAFTSQQIRDVIHQSFSSVKKHMQGTASKPDDPCDPHGDSSSEVSVKDVQQRLIYVRSIKKRAYACCSNSDGAAKPKILQNALLVGYDRVNSRLPLQPEVFYRFPTKLDNLGFDPVVIAHLCLPVQHGSVPSESMKSTIYYFGLSKENRGIMFFHCLYIPNAHEILRRRNKGPVVLCIATSGCAPAFYCKLLHHLENPVRRLSEEGWTILLNNLAQQSLPSPGCKAVYQKHSVGQGDVTVVTERPLDDRFEWAKLTPLLGVLDIDILLRIVSTLLSEKRVMLVCADCQQLYQWVEAVESLLYPFKWTFTKIPVVPKSLIIQCSSMEPYLLGVPSSLIHTALDIISGPVLVVDLDHGSLLSDGEDVHTVLPNKLQRALCTALSLAKNMTDPTERVRDMMITEAFVRMFVEILGHCDSHISLLSNGTYAFQKEAFMRMPSSRGVQMFLQWFVETQMFELFLSERAQRVRQLQRTPHHHLLPKGVFERRANEYQLDCEQSGMSLKEVSKRMRNFGEKLRNLKMFQ, encoded by the exons ATGAGCACTTACGCTTCTCCTTGGACAGAACGCGGGTCTGATGGCTATGCAACTCCGCGTAGACCCCAACGCCAAAAGAAAAGTTCCCCGTCAAGTCCACCACTGAACGGGGTAGCTTCACCGCACGTCCAGAAGATGCGACAGAAATTTGAGTTGCCCGAAGCACGGACACCAGCGAAGCAACTTCCATGTAAGGGAATAGCCAGGACAAGCGAGAGCGCACGGCGTGACGACAGTTGCCCAAGTAACCTGTATAGTGAAGTCAGGAAAAAGCTGACTCCTGCTGGCTCCCACAACCGTCCTTCCGATCATCTCAAGGATCCGGTGGTACCTGATAAGGTGTGGAAGCGGAATGCAAACTGCGTAAGCAGTTCGAGCCCATCGAGTGTACGTGAAAGGGCGAAGATTTACGAGACAGGCTTTCGGTTGCCTGCGAATGAGTGTAGTGATCGACGGACTATGTCTGAAGAAAAACCTCCAAAGCCACCGGCACCGCTGAAGCCACCAAGGACATTCGCACATGACATCTATTCGAGAAATAAGCTCGCAAATGGATCAAATGGTCGTACGGCGCGCTATGCACAGTTGTCTAGTCCAAAAGGTGTCGTTCCGAAGTGCGAGGCTCGGTCTTGGGTCTCGAATGAGGTTGGACACGAGTACGACGAAGTTGAAGGGCCATACGCGAAGCCCTTCGTCGATCTAACGCAGACGACAGTGAGACCGGCGAGGTCTACAACAAACCTTCGAAGAAGTTTCAGTGATGAACATATCTACGCAGAACCTGACATGCTtcggaaagaaaacggaaatgtcTCATCTAAAAaggcagaaaagaaaaacctaCATTATATG AGTACCCCAATTGCTGGCTTGGCCGAATACGGACAGCCCTCTGCAGCTTTCAAGGGAGACACAAAGAGGGCTCGGGCATTTACGAGTCAG CAGATACGAGACGTCATTCACCAATCATTCTCGTCTGTGAAGAAGCACATGCAGGGAACGGCGTCAAAGCCAGACGACCCATGTGATCCACATG GTGATAGCAGCAGTGAGGTATCTGTGAAGGACGTCCAGCAGCGTTTGATATACGTTCGGTCAATAAAAAAACGG GCGTATGCGTGCTGTTCAAATAGCGATGGAGCTGCAAAGCCAAAGATTCTGCAAAATGCTCTCTTGGTTGGTTACGACAGGGTGAATTCTAGGTTACCGTTGCAACCGGAGGTTTTCTATAGGTTTCCAACAAAG TTGGACAACTTAGGGTTCGATCCAGTTGTGATTGCTCATCTGTGCCTTCCAGTCCAACATGGTTCTGTGCCTTCAGAGTCAATGAAGAG CACTATTTACTACTTTGGTTTAAGCAAGGAAAATAGAGGGATCATGTTCTTCCACTGTTTGTACATACCA AATGCACATGAGATTTTGAGGCGGCGTAACAAGGGACCTGTTGTACTATGTATCGCGACCAGTGGTTGTGCTCCTGCATTTTATTGCAAG TTGTTACATCACCTGGAAAATCCTGTGCGCAGACTGTCAGAGGAAGGATGGACAATTCTATTGAACAACCTTGCACAGCAGTCACTGCCTTCACCAGGATGCAAGGCTGTATACCAGAAACACTCTGTA GGCCAAGGCGATGTCACCGTCGTTACAGAAAGACCACTTGACGACAGGTTTGAATGG GCAAAGCTGACTCCACTGTTGGGTGTGCTGGATATTGACATTCTTTTGCGAATTGTTTCAACACTTCTTTCTGAGAAGCGAGTCATGCTAGTCTGTGCCGATTGCCA GCAGCTCTACCAGTGGGTGGAAGCTGTGGAATCACTCCTGTACCCATTCAAATGGACCTTCACAAAGATTCCAGTTGTTCCCAAGAGTCTGATTATCCAGTGTTCCTCTATGGAGCCCTACTTGTTGGGCGTTCCTTCTTCACTTATCCACACTGCATTGGACATCATTAGCGGACCT GTATTGGTAGTTGACCTGGACCATGGGTCACTCCTGTCTGATGGTGAAGATGTCCATACTGTTTTGCCCAACAAGCTGCAAAGGGCACTGTGCACTGCCCTGAGCCTTGCCAAAAATATGACAG ATCCGACAGAACGAGTTCGCGACATGATGATAACGGAAGCCTTTGTGCGCATGTTTGTTGAGATACTGGGACACTGTGACTCGCACATCTCTCTCCTTTCTAATGGCACCTATGCTTTCCAG aAAGAAGCATTTATGCGGATGCCATCCTCAAGAGGGGTTCAGATGTTCCTTCAGTGGTTTGTGGAGACCCAGATGTTTGAATTATTTCTTTCGGAACGTGCTCAAAGGGTGAGGCAGTTGCAGCGTACTCCACATCACCACCTACTGCCGAAAG GTGTGTTCGAACGACGAGCAAATGAATACCAGTTAGACTGTGAGCAGTCTGGTATGAGCTTAAAAGAGGTCAGCAAAAGGATGAGGAATTTCG GTGAAAAGCTGCGAAACCTAAAGATGTTCCAGTGA
- the LOC135393908 gene encoding large ribosomal subunit protein uL15-like translates to MSTNRKKTRKLRGHVSHGHGRVGKHRKHPGGRGNAGGQHHHRINFDKYHPGYFGKVGMRNYHLRKNHYWKPCINIDKVWSLVPEQKRTDLKVNGAGKAAVIDVVRHGYYKVLGKGVLPKQPVIVKAKWFSRKAEEKIKEVGGACILTA, encoded by the exons ATG TCGACCAACAGGAAAAAGACCAGGAAGCTCCGAGGCCACGTAAGCCACGGTCACGGTCGTGTCG GTAAGCACCGCAAGCATCCTGGAGGTCGGGGTAACGCTGGTGGGCAGCACCACCACAGGATAAACTTCGACAAATA CCACCCTGGTTATTTTGGCAAGGTGGGCATGCGTAACTACCATCTGCGCAAGAACCACTACTGGAAACCCTGCATCAACATCGATAAGGTCTGGTCCCTTGTTCCTGAACAGAAGAGGACGGATCTGAAAGTGAATGGTGCCGGCAAGGCTGCCGTCATCGATGTCGTGAGGCACGGTTATTACAAGGTTCTCGGCAAAGGTGTTCTCCCAAAACAGCCAGTCATTGTAAAGGCCAAGTGGTTCAGCAGAAAAGCTGAGGAAAAGATCAAGGAGGTCGGAGGTGCTTGCATCTTGACGGCGTGA